ACATTAATTGAGTTGCTTATTGTTGTAGCCATTATCGGAATCTTAGCTGCGATTGCAGTTCCAAATTTTTTGAATGCTCAGATTAAAGCCAAAGTCGCGCGTACGCAATCCGACATGCGCTCCGTCGCAACCTCCATCGAAACCTTTCGGTTAGACAAAGGCGTCTTATTGCTGGATTTTTGGGATGATGACAACGATTGGGCGAAAGACCGCTGGAGAGACAATTTTGGCGGCGTCGGTCCCCAGCCTCCATATACAACATTCGAACAACCGTTTTACCCACTCACGTCTCCAGTTGCGTACATGAGTTCGGTTCCTCAAGATCCGTTCATCGCCCGTTCAGAAGACGTTGGGTTTGGCGCGAATGAAATGGGGCGCAGTTACATTTATTTCGATAACGACCCTCAAGGCGGCGCGGAAAACTTTGGAATCGATTTATATAAAGCGGCAAATGCCCACCAATATAACTTGAATCCTCTGAAACGCGGTGAATTTGCACTCATCAGCATCGGCCCGGATGGCTTCATCGGCGTCAACGATCAGGGTGCGTTGCGGGGTTTGCCCTATGACGCTTCCAATGGCGTAATCAGTTCTGGAGATGTTGTACGTCGATAACAACCCTCTATTTGAAACGAAAAAGCCCCTTCAACCGTTCGTTGAAGGGGCTTTTTGTGTTTCATTAAAGAATAGACTTTAGTACCAAAATATGATGAAATAGTAAATTCAACAAAAAATCGCTATAATTAGCGTAACGTAGCCAAGCCAAAAAAACGCAACATACTCTGAGTTTGGGGACTCGAAACGATGGCGCAAAGCCTGACTGTGAAAGCCTTGAGCCGACTCGCACTCGCCGCTTTGGCATTATCGCAAGTGTGTTTTGCCCAGATACACATTTCTGAGTCTGATGTGAGCGCTGTGCGCCTCAGTCACCCCGGCGCGTACGCGTATGAAATCGGAGCATTTGTGGAAGGCATTGGCGACATCGACGGCGACGGCTTTAAAGAAATTGCAATCGGCGCCCCATCATTCGACCCGGGGGGAGACCTCGGGCTCGAAACCCGCAACGGCGCCGTTTTCGTTGTATCCGGCAAGATGCTCCAACACGACAAAACAACGATTGATCTATCTGAACCGGGGCTGATTGCCTGGTCGATTATTGGTCGCCAAGAATCAAAAATCGGAAACATGATCGCCGCATTGGGCGATATCAACGGAGATGGCTTTGATGATTTTGCCTTTTCATCTCCCCACCAATCAGATTCATACATTATGTACGGCGGCGAGGTGGTCCCACGGCTATTGCCGCTGAATGACTTTGAAAATTATGGAACCCACATTCTCAATTCCGGCGCAAGTTTTAGTTCTGCAGGCGACTTCAACGGCGATGGCTTCAATGACGCCGCGTTGGGACGCCCAACCGATCCAAAATCGCAAAATGGACCGGGACGCCTCTCTTTATTATATGGCGCCAGTTCATTTCCCCACCAAATAGACGCACAAGACCTCCCCTCGATTGTTGGGTTGCCCAACACCCAATTGGGAAAAAGCATTGTCGGCGGCTTCGACCTGAAAGCCGATGGATTTAGCGACCTGTTAATCAGCGAACCCAACTGGGGGCCGCAAAACCAGGGGCGCGCCTTTGTTTTAGAAGGCTCAGAATCTCTCCAACAAGATTTTGATGACGGCCTGAAAAGCCCACTCATGTTTGAGCCGGTCCACGGCTATGCGCGAACCGTCCATGACGTAAACGGCGATGGGCTGATCGATTTTTTGCTTGGCGTCAATGAACAAGAAGCCTGGATTGTTCTTGGCCGCCCCAACTTTGAAGGAACCGTCAATCAGAAATTTCTTGAAAACGATCCATTGAGCATACATCTGACTGGCGACGCGACCTACTATGGAATCCACGACGTAAACGGCGACGGGTTTGCAGACATCGCCGCTGCGATGCCAAACGCCACCGTCAACGGCAAAGCGCTGGTTGGTCAAGTGATGTTTCTGTTTGGAAAAACGGAATGGCCAAAAGAAGTGAACATCAGCCTGCTCAGCGAGAGCAGCGACAATCAATTGGATTACCTGATCATTGACGGGCGGGAAGAATTCGACGTCTTCGGTTCATCGGTCGCGGGAATTAAAGATATTCAGGGCGACGGTTTTGACGATGTCATCATTGGCGCACCCACCATCCGCGATCCAAGCGGACTCAAAAAAGACCGCCCCGGCTCAGCGTATGTCATTCAAGGACGCAACGTGTATTTCATCACTCAGACCGAACGCAGCCAATTTTTCACCCGCAATAGCGACTAAGCCGTCACTGACGCCGTTCTTCGCGTCGCCAGTTGCATGATGCCTTCCTGTGAAGCGTCTTGCCGCGAGAGTTCCCCTTCGATCCGACCTTCGCATAACACAATGATTCGGTCCGCCATGCCCAGCACTTCCGGCAGTTCCGACGAAATCATCAAGATGCCCGCACCGCGACGCAGCAAATCATTCATCAGCAAATAGATTTCCCGTTTGGCGCCGACATCCACCCCGCGCGTGGGTTCGTCAAAGATAAACAAACGGGAATTCGCCAGCAGCCATTTGGCCAAGACCACTTTTTGTTGGTTGCCGCCAGACAACGCCCGCGCTTCAGTTTCAACCGAAGGCGCTTTGATTTGCAGGTCTTTCAGTTTTCTATGCGCGGCCTCATGCTCCATTTGGCGGCTCAGCAAACCAAAACGGCAAAACTCTTTCAATTTTGGCAAGGTCGCGTTCTCGCGAATTTTCATCCCAAGAATGAGGCCCTGCGCTTTGCGGTCTTCTGTCAGCAAACACACGCCCTGGTCGATTGCCTCACGCGGGGTTCGAAAGCAGACTTCACGATTGTCTAAAAAAATTCGCCCCGCCTCATGTTTATCGGCGCCGAAAATCATCCGCGCAACTTCCGTCCGGCCCGCCCCCATCAATCCAGTCAGCGCAACGATCTCGCCTTGGTTTATAGAGAATGAAACGTCTTGCACTCGTCCGCGCGAGAGTTCTTCGACGCGCAATATTTCTTTGCCGGTTGAAAAAACTTCTTTGGGGAATTCATCTTCCAATTTGCGCCCCACCATTTTTTCGATAACGGCGTCGCGGTCTAATTCGCTGACCGGCCAAGTCCCGACGAATTCTCCATCGCGCAAGACGGTGATGCGTTCGCAGATTTGAAAAATTTCTTCGAGCCGATGTGAAATGTAAATCACGCCGACGCCCTGCGCCTTCAAGGTTGCGACGAGTTCAAATAACTTCGCCGTCTCTTGCGGGGTCAACGCGGCGGAGGGTTCATCCATCGCGATCAAGCGGCAATCAAAGGCCAGCGCTTTGGCGATTTCAATCATCTGCTGTTGCGCGACTGACAAATCCAACACGGGGACATTCAGCGGAACGTCAACGCCAAGCCGATCAAACAGCGCTTGAGCGCGGCGGTGTTCTTCACGAAAAGAGACGAAGCCAAACCGCGTCGGCTCGCGGCCTAAAAAGATATTTTCCGCAGCATTTAAATGAGGGATGAGATTAAATTCCTGATAAATAATCGAAACGCCCGCTTCGCGCGCCCGGAGCGGCGTGTCCATCACCGTCGGTTCGCCTTCGATCAAAATCTCACCTGAATTGGCGTGTTCGGCGCCGGCCAGAATTTTCATCAGCGTTGATTTGCCGGCCCCGTTTTCGCCAATCAGCGCGTGGGCTTCTCCCGCGCGGACGTTCAACGACACGTTATGCAATGCGCGTACGCCGGGGTATCGTTTGCAAATCGAATTCATTTGTAAAAATGGACGATCGTGATTCACCCGTTTCTCCCCATTCAATTACCAAATTCAAAACGACAAAAAAAGAATAGCACAGAATCGTCCACGTGATTACTTTAAGATAAACGACTGGATCGTTTGTTTTACGCGCGGCCATTCGTCATCGAGGACGCTGTAATAAACCGTGTTGCGAATATGACCGTCCCAGCAAATGCGCGTACGGCGCAACACGCCTTCACGAACGAAGCCGAGTTTTTCCATTGCGCGTTGCGAACGAAGATTGCGCTCGTCGCATTTCAACTGCACCCGCACCGCGCCCAGCGTCTCAAAGGCGTGTTGCATGAGCAACAACTTACATTCAGGGTTCACCGCGCTGCCATGCACGCCCGGCGTTAACCATGTCCAGCCGATTTCCACATTGCGGTCTTCACGGCGGATATCCAGATAGCGAGTGGAACCAATCACCTGGTCTGTTGCGGCGCCAAAAATCGTAAAGGGAAGTTGCGTCCCCTTCTCTTGCTCGCTTAACGCGTCATTGATCCAAGTGCGGGTTTCATCAACATGCTCTTGCATTTCACACGGCAGATAACGCCACAGGTCTTCATGCCGCCCGGCTTCGTAAAGTCCGCTCGCGTGTTCAAGTTGGAGCGGTTCCAAACGTACGCGCTCGTTCGAGATTACAATCGGCTGTGGATCAAAACAGTTCACGCTCATTCAATATCCCCATGTAAGAAGGATGAAAAAAAGGATGAGATAGAATAGGCGCTACTCAGAAATGATCCATCCCCAAAAATGGGTGATATCTGTTTACGCTACAATTTGTGAAGGGCGGTTAGATCGAAGCGCCAGCGGGAGGCGCAACATGAATCAGGGCTTCGGCGATTGATTGGCTTCCCTCTTCATCAATCACAATCATTTTGTATTTGTGCAATCCATATTCGATCATGCCCTTGTATTCTTCTTCAAAGGTTTCTCCTGGTTTGAATGGAGTCTTCACTTCTTTGCCGTTGACGAAGAACTTCAGTGTTTTGATTCCATCCGGGTCATTGGCAAATAGATATAATTTGTATGGATCGTTTCCTGTCAGTTTTTTGCGTTGCGCAAAAACTTTTGAAAGCGTATAGACAAAAAGATGCTGCCTGCCTTTAAACGTATTTGCGTCTAAAAATTGAACACTGCTGTATGGTTTGTTCAACCATACCGACAAGCCATAAACGATGGCGATCATTACAATAACCCACGGAACTACTTGTTTGAGTTTCATGATCTTGGTTCTCCCCACAGGTACATTGTCATAGCCAGTCCCCCGCAACCACTCAAAGTTGTAAAAACTTGTCATAAATATGAAGAAAAGTTTAACGCAGGCATTTTTTTTATGACGCAGAAACAAAATTCTGCTAACTTGATAAAATTACTTATATTTCAGGAGAATTTCAGCATGACTCGCCCGAACGCCTTTACCTTGATTGAGTTGTTGATCGTTGTTGCGATCATTGGCATTCTCGCCGCCATCGCCGTCCCCAACTTTTTGAATGCGCAAGTCCGAGCAAAAATTGGTCGCGTTTTAAGTGATATGCGCAGCATCAATACGGCGATTCAGATGTATTCAACCGATCACGGGCGTGAAATTCTTGACACGGTTGAGTTGCCTGACTATAGCGGAACCGCTTGGGACGTCTGGGAACGGCTGACAACTCCTGTTAGTTATATTTCAGGCAGCGCGTTTATCGATCCGTTTATTCCTGAAACCAACCCTGTAAGCACTGGCGCCGCTGGCGAAGCAGTCAGGGCAGGCACTTACCAATATCACAACATCAAAATTTGGCGGGAAGATAATCTTGGCGGAATGGGGACATTAGCAGACCAGACTGCACGGTATTATGTGCGCAGCGCAGGGCCCGACCGCTGGTACATCAATCACCCGATGCGGTTAATGAATTGGATGGCGTTCGATACCTCAAACGGTTTAAGCAGCATCGGCGATATCATCTTAAGCGACAAAGGCATCCTGGGACAATCATTTTCTGGCAACGATGGCCCATCGGACTACATCTAATGAAACCTACAAACCAAGCCAACCACGCATTCACAAATGGGGGGAGAGCAGGCGGTGTGATTTTGAAACCAAATGTAGGGTGAAATGAATGGAATGAATTCCACTATTTACTTTTGATAATTGAATTCGGAAAATATTTATTGGTGGGACTGCCTGCCGCAGGTGGGTTTCGCTGCGCTCAACGCCACCCTACTTGAAACGTAATCATAATTCGCGAGCCCACCCTACCTCGGTTAATCAAAGCGTTTAAACAAATCGGAGCCTGTTTTTATCATCCACTCATGTCTCAGCGCGCCGGAACGGCCCCGCGATTAATTCAGATAGCGCGTGTGATGTTAATACGAACCTTGATACCAAACAGAAAATAACAAGGTTATTCCCATTCGATGGTGCCCGGGGGTTTGGAGGAGATGTCGTAGACCACGCGGTTGACGCCGCGCACCTCGTTGATGATGCGGTTGGAAATTCGCTTCAGTACCTCGGTGGGGATATCGAACCAATCGGCAGTCATGTAGTCCTTGGTTTGCACGGCGCGCAGCGCGATGACTTGCTCGTACGTGCGGCTGTCACCCATCACGCCCACGGAGCGAACCGGCAGCAACACCGCAAAGCCCTGCCCGATGTCGTAATATAAATCGGCGTCTTTTAACTCTTTGATATAGATATCGTCCGCCTGCTTGAGGATGCGCAGCCGTTCTTCGGTGATCTCGCCCAGAATACGGATCGCTAGACCCGGCCCAGGAAAGGGATGGCGCCAGACGCTGTGCTTGTCGATTCCAAGTTTGAGTCCAAGTTCGCGCACTTCATCTTTGAACAACTCGCGCAGCGGCTCGATCAGTTTGAGTTCCATGTTTTCGAGCAGCCCGCCGACGTTGTGGTGAGTTTTGATAGTCGCCGATGGCCCTTTGAATGAGATCGACTCAATCACGTCAGGATAGAGCGTCCCTTGCAGCAGAAAGTTCACGCCGCCAATCTTTTTGGCTTCAACTTCAAAAACTTCGATAAACGTGTTGCCAATGATTTTGCGTTTGGTTTCCGGGTCGGTGACGCCGTAGAGTTTACTGAGAAAGAGGTCGCTTGCGTCGACCAGGTGAAGATTGATCCCCATTTCGTCACGCAGGCGTTTCATCACTTGCTCGGTTTCATTGAGACGCATAACGCCGTTGTCGACCAGGATGGCGTGGAAGCGCTCGCCGATGGCTTTGTGCATCAACACCGCCGCGACGGTTGAATCGACGCCGCCGCTGACTGCACCGATGACGGTTTCATTTGGCCCGACCATGTTACGGATGCGCTCGACGGTTTCTTCGAGAAACGAGCCCATGCTCCAGTCGCGGTTACATGCGCAGACGCCGCAGACAAAGTTCTCTAATATCTGTTTACCCATCGGCGTGTGGCTGACTTCGGGGTGAAACTGGATGCCGAAATAATTGCGGCTGGGATCGGCGACGGCTGCGTGTTCTGAGTTGGGCGTCTTAGCGATGTCGCGAAAACCGTCCGGCAAGCGCAACACCTTGTCGCCGTGGCTCATCCAGACTTGGATAGAATCCGGCAGCCCTTGGAAGAGGGGCTCGGCCTGTTCTATCACCAAGTCAGCGTGTCCATATTCGCGCTTTTCGCCTGCCGCAACTTCGCCGCCAAACGAAAGCGACATCTCTTGTAAACCATAGCAAATGCCGAGGATAGGGATACCCATCTCCCAAACGGCTTTATCTGCGTGCGGGGAGTCTTTTTCATAGACCGAGTAAGGCCCGCCCGACAATATGATGCCCTTCGGATTTTTGCTGCGAATCTCTTCGATTGAAGCGGTGCAGGGATGCAGTTCGCAATACACGCCCAACTC
This portion of the Candidatus Hinthialibacter antarcticus genome encodes:
- a CDS encoding prepilin-type N-terminal cleavage/methylation domain-containing protein codes for the protein MKKGFTLIELLIVVAIIGILAAIAVPNFLNAQIKAKVARTQSDMRSVATSIETFRLDKGVLLLDFWDDDNDWAKDRWRDNFGGVGPQPPYTTFEQPFYPLTSPVAYMSSVPQDPFIARSEDVGFGANEMGRSYIYFDNDPQGGAENFGIDLYKAANAHQYNLNPLKRGEFALISIGPDGFIGVNDQGALRGLPYDASNGVISSGDVVRR
- a CDS encoding GNAT family protein — its product is MSVNCFDPQPIVISNERVRLEPLQLEHASGLYEAGRHEDLWRYLPCEMQEHVDETRTWINDALSEQEKGTQLPFTIFGAATDQVIGSTRYLDIRREDRNVEIGWTWLTPGVHGSAVNPECKLLLMQHAFETLGAVRVQLKCDERNLRSQRAMEKLGFVREGVLRRTRICWDGHIRNTVYYSVLDDEWPRVKQTIQSFILK
- the guaA gene encoding glutamine-hydrolyzing GMP synthase, with product MQHDAIVILDFGSQYSHLIARRVRELGVYCELHPCTASIEEIRSKNPKGIILSGGPYSVYEKDSPHADKAVWEMGIPILGICYGLQEMSLSFGGEVAAGEKREYGHADLVIEQAEPLFQGLPDSIQVWMSHGDKVLRLPDGFRDIAKTPNSEHAAVADPSRNYFGIQFHPEVSHTPMGKQILENFVCGVCACNRDWSMGSFLEETVERIRNMVGPNETVIGAVSGGVDSTVAAVLMHKAIGERFHAILVDNGVMRLNETEQVMKRLRDEMGINLHLVDASDLFLSKLYGVTDPETKRKIIGNTFIEVFEVEAKKIGGVNFLLQGTLYPDVIESISFKGPSATIKTHHNVGGLLENMELKLIEPLRELFKDEVRELGLKLGIDKHSVWRHPFPGPGLAIRILGEITEERLRILKQADDIYIKELKDADLYYDIGQGFAVLLPVRSVGVMGDSRTYEQVIALRAVQTKDYMTADWFDIPTEVLKRISNRIINEVRGVNRVVYDISSKPPGTIEWE
- a CDS encoding sugar ABC transporter ATP-binding protein; the encoded protein is MNHDRPFLQMNSICKRYPGVRALHNVSLNVRAGEAHALIGENGAGKSTLMKILAGAEHANSGEILIEGEPTVMDTPLRAREAGVSIIYQEFNLIPHLNAAENIFLGREPTRFGFVSFREEHRRAQALFDRLGVDVPLNVPVLDLSVAQQQMIEIAKALAFDCRLIAMDEPSAALTPQETAKLFELVATLKAQGVGVIYISHRLEEIFQICERITVLRDGEFVGTWPVSELDRDAVIEKMVGRKLEDEFPKEVFSTGKEILRVEELSRGRVQDVSFSINQGEIVALTGLMGAGRTEVARMIFGADKHEAGRIFLDNREVCFRTPREAIDQGVCLLTEDRKAQGLILGMKIRENATLPKLKEFCRFGLLSRQMEHEAAHRKLKDLQIKAPSVETEARALSGGNQQKVVLAKWLLANSRLFIFDEPTRGVDVGAKREIYLLMNDLLRRGAGILMISSELPEVLGMADRIIVLCEGRIEGELSRQDASQEGIMQLATRRTASVTA
- a CDS encoding type II secretion system protein, with protein sequence MTRPNAFTLIELLIVVAIIGILAAIAVPNFLNAQVRAKIGRVLSDMRSINTAIQMYSTDHGREILDTVELPDYSGTAWDVWERLTTPVSYISGSAFIDPFIPETNPVSTGAAGEAVRAGTYQYHNIKIWREDNLGGMGTLADQTARYYVRSAGPDRWYINHPMRLMNWMAFDTSNGLSSIGDIILSDKGILGQSFSGNDGPSDYI